A stretch of Streptosporangium album DNA encodes these proteins:
- the dcd gene encoding dCTP deaminase translates to MLLSDRDIAAEIESGRVKLDPFQPEMIQPSSVDVRLDRYFRVFENHRYPHIDPAVEQPDLTRMVEPDGDEPFILHPGEFVLASTYEVISLPDDIASRLEGKSSLGRLGLLTHSTAGFIDPGFNGHVTLELSNVATLPIKLWPGMKIGQLCMFRLSSPAEHPYGSQKYGSRYQGQRGPTPSRSYLNFHRTRV, encoded by the coding sequence GTGCTGCTTTCCGATCGTGACATCGCCGCCGAGATCGAGTCCGGCAGGGTCAAGCTTGACCCTTTCCAGCCGGAGATGATCCAGCCGTCCAGTGTCGACGTGCGTCTGGACCGTTACTTCAGGGTCTTCGAGAACCACCGGTATCCGCACATCGACCCGGCGGTCGAGCAGCCCGACCTCACGCGGATGGTCGAGCCCGATGGAGACGAGCCGTTCATCCTGCATCCCGGTGAGTTCGTGCTGGCCAGCACCTACGAGGTCATCAGCCTTCCGGACGACATCGCCTCGCGGCTGGAGGGGAAGAGCTCGCTGGGGAGGCTCGGCCTGCTCACCCACTCCACCGCGGGTTTCATCGACCCCGGCTTCAACGGGCACGTGACCCTTGAGCTCTCCAACGTCGCGACGCTGCCCATCAAGCTCTGGCCTGGGATGAAGATCGGCCAGTTGTGCATGTTCCGGCTCAGTTCGCCCGCCGAACACCCCTACGGCTCGCAGAAGTACGGCTCGCGGTACCAGGGGCAGCGGGGGCCGACGCCGAGCCGTTCCTATCTGAACTTCCACCGGACCCGCGTCTGA